The segment GGTAGGATTAAATGAACATCAGgtaatatgaaaagaaataaaaggaggtCTACAATTGTCTATAGTATATTCATATtatacacacaccaaaaaaaattcCCCTTTGGAAACAATGGTGGCATGACTGCTGGCCTCCCATATGTAGATCTCCTTTTCTCTAGGCACATGGGGACTACAGGCATGGCCATGTAGTGGCTGTGCTGTGGCCAATGAAGTGTATAGAGCTGAGGTCAAAACACAGGTAAGAGTGTCCAGTTGGCCCTCCCGTTGTGGTGGTCGTGGAAGAGGACGCTTGAGCAGATGGTGGTTCCACACAATAACGCAGCCTGTATTGCTGAGTGACTGTCCGAGAGACTCCTGTCCTGAAGACTCTCCTGACTCAGGGTGGACTTTGAGGGAGCAAGGAATAATTCAGAAGCCTCTGAGATACTGGGCTTGTTTGCTACTGCAGGATGCATGGACTAGTCTTCCTTGACTTAAACAGAAATAcgctcatttttctcttattttatatcTTCCAACAACTTCTTCAGGTGAGTTTCAATGAAATGACTTTCAGCTCTAAGATGACCCATGCATGGTTTAGTGGCCGTGCTTTAGGCATTTCTGAAAGGCAGTGAAGAACGTGGGCTGTGGAGGCTGCCTGCCTACCTTACACTTCTGGCTTGACCACTTCCTGCCTCTATGACCTTAGGCAGTAGTAGGCCACGGGTGCCATAGTTTCCTTATTTGCATAATGTAAGTAATAATAGTGTCTAAGACATTGGGTTgttatgagggaaaaataatgttatgagaaaaaacaaatacatacaaacatgTAGAAGATTGGCATAAAGTAAGCCCTTGATAAGGGTTAGATATCATGTCTGGTCAACATCAACCCTAACCCATTTGAGGGCACGCATTGTTTTATTTAGCTGGTCCAAAATCCCCTTTGGTAATTAGGAGAATTGACACCTACATTATCAAAGTGTGGAAAATCATATCTATAGTCTAATTACAAAACGATGGAAATACTTTTGTTAAGGACAGCTCTAAAACATTGTTGTTTTAGTGGTTCCACAGagttgatctttttttcttttttttttcagctctagGGGTCAATGTTAAATAGATGAAATTCACAAATTAAATATCAGTAATGGAAGTAAGACAATCAGAGTCAAATGGTAAAATACTATGAATTCAGAACTTCttaggaaaagaaaccaaaataatagGCTTTGAACttacagaaaaaacaacaacaagaaaaaaaaaaaaaacctgaaaggtGAAGCCCCTGGTTATAATACATCAGAAAATGAGGCTTGCATTATTCAGCAGTTCATTCATTTTAGACGGTAGCTAAATTATCTGAAATCACTTTCATATTCTGCAAAGATCTAACATATTAAGAATGTCAAAACAACACTAGGTAACCCCTTTCCAGCGTCAAAATAACTGCcaagaataaaggaaaattttgCAAAGTTCAGGGCTATGAAGAACACAATTAAATGGTGATGGAGTGGGGAAAATATTATGGGGAGTCATGCTGGCACTAAAATGCCAACCCAGTCACTGACTAAAGGGTTCATTTTGGCAAAATACTGAAACTGAGATCTGGATGTCTTCACTTGTAAATCAGgataataataactattttatacATTCATATGAGACTTAGGGAAACCCTATATATTCATAAAAAccctaagaaaaaaaattatgtaaagttTCATAAAGCAGTTAATAATATTAGCTTACTTATCTTTGATCAGTCTAGAAGTCAGAAATTATAAGcaatgtttccttattttccCTTAGCCTCCACACAATTCTATAACCTATATTgattgaattacattttaaagagaggTTTATTTGCAAAGCTTCTTTACGCTCCActttaatttgtttcaaaaagATAAATCCAAGTGCCTCCGATGAAACGACACCCTCCGTAATTGCGGCTCCACTAAGACGTGGCTAACTACACTTTTATGTTCAACATTGCTGTGTACCCTAATGGCAGCATCACATCCGTCATTCTTTCAGAATCAGGCAACTTGAATGATTCTAAAACTCCAAAATGTTTAATCTACAAATTTAAATACAGCATCAAATTGAGCCAGAAAacatcatgtgatttttctgatAGTATCTATTGATCGTCAGAGAATGTGCACTTCACCTAATGATGTGATATGGATTTTTATTGCTCATGACTAATTTCCTTACTAGGAAATCATCAGTATTCTCTAAAGAACATTACAATGCAATATTTTGCTACAAATTTGAGTGCACATTGTATTATAATGTGCTACTACCAGAGAATCGGGGGAAAGAAACTGAATCAGGACAATTACAAGACTTGACATGGCGTTATTGCATATAttccatggaaaaaaaaaattgagtcaaGGCAGTGATTCATGACTTGGTTACACCATTCCCAGGGCAATTACATGTGGAACTACTTAGGGGTTTCTTCACAGAGCCTCCAAAAAGAGCTATAATTAGAACCTGTACATAAAAGATCTTGCATAGTTTCAGAGACTGTGTATGTAGTTGCTGCTCTTGGTTATACTGAAAGTAACTCAACTACTGATCAGgcaaaaaaaaagtccatttaatatagtaatatagtgccctattcctttattcattcaataattagATGCAGGCAAAATTCAaacagttgcttttttttttttaggttaatGAAACCACTTCAGTTAACAGAATATTATTGAACTAATGAGGGGAGGCATGAATAGAATAATACCAAATTGGAAGAGAGGGGAATTTCTCTTCTTGTATGCCCTGCAATTTTCAgcagatattttatatttagcttAAGCATGACCTAAAAAATATCAGTTTGATTCCCTTTTAAAATTGCTACATCTACTGGGAGGTAGAAGAGAACATTGctcaatttttactttcttttcgcCTTTCATCAGTACAGATACAAAAACCTCTCGTCACAAAAATGGGGCAATCTTTGTTTAAGTTAACACAAAGACAAAACCTTTCCTATTCCAGTTTAACATaaggatacatttaaaaaatatgtatgttctaCCTTCCATTAAAAACAGATATTGTCATAAGCAGTAttactgttttatgttttatagaaACATCACTTTCAAAGGAGTGTGGAGGCTAGCTCTGCATACACTACTCTATGTATGAATAAAAGTGTTCAAATGCATATTGTGGAAAAACAAACCACACCCTTAATGATCTGAGGACAGCATTTCTACTTTGGCATCTTCAGGAAGAGGAAATATGTACCACGTTTTATGATAATTTAATGGATgatgttcagagcttgcacttcagaatttaaattttgaaagtaatGTTGGCTGATTACAAAAACTACACTGCCActtataaaactttaattacaagAGTCCCAACAAATATTATGATGCTCTATGTTAATTACTTTCCATGTTTtacaaatgtacatatattttaaagagataCTTAAGTTCTAGTGAATGTTGCCAAATTATCAGTTGAGAGGAAAAAAACCCTATTGGCCCAATGTATTCCATACATTAATGAGAAAAAGGTAATATTTGGggtaaataaactaaaaataaaatcccaacaCTGCTATAATATAACACTTAATATTGCTTATATAATAAACAATAAGAGAAAGGTCtttatataaaactataactTTTTTAGGTTGGGATTTAACTCAGGTTTCTAGACCAATAGTTACTTACAAATgtgttaaattaaaatatgtattgtaGTTTGAGCACATGTCACTagccaaacttaaaaaaattgacggatattgagattatcatgctaagcaaaataaatcagaaaaagttgagaaccatatgatttcactcatgtgtgggatataaaactgaaagcaacaaacaaacaagacaaacaaacaaaaactcatagacacagacatcaGTTTAgaggttatcagagggtaagggggaggacgttggtagaagagggtaaaggggatcaaatacatggtgatagaaggagaaccgactctgggtgataaacacacaatgcaatatatagatgatgtattacagaattatacaccctgagacctatataattttatgaactgatgtcaccccaataaattaaaaaaaaacacacagtctTTCATGTTATCTATACTTTAAGGCAGAGAGATGGATTGAATCTTAGAGGTTGTGTTGGCATATGGCACAATGTCCTTATTCAATCAGCATGAATTCAATTTACTCAACTTGCTGTTTTGCAAGTAAGTTATCTACTCTGTGGATGATCTGTGGTTGGTAAGAAGCTCTACTTTTAGATCCAGATTGGTTCCAGATAGCGATAGGGGTCAATGTCTGACAATATAAGGTAATTATTATAGTTTCAGTAACTGGCTATGGAACTGGCTGTGGAAGCAAGATGGTCTGAAGGAATAAAACCGTATGTCTTCTAAGATTGTTTATAATACTGAAAGGTCTAATACTGAATGAACATTCGAAAAGAAGTAGTACTTAAATCTAGAAAGATGATGAAACCCTGGGTTTATTTATATTaagctacatgaaaaagttaagaatatattattttggtatttgatacatcaattatttgtttatctgactcatatttattaaacatactGATCgtataattaataaattttgatTATGGACTTTCTTGATTATTGGTCTTACGTTTTGTAACTTTCTGAAAAAGTGGATTAATTCTGTTTTCATTATCTTCATGTCCAACACACACAGAACAAAAATCATGCTGCGTAAATTTTTAACATGACATCTTGCATTTTTTTACGCATTTGATTTTTCCTGTAAATAAAGCCTATCATCTTTCTGTCATTCTGCCTAAAATATACTATCATCTTTTAATATGAAGTTATTCAAAAATAGTATTCAAAATTACCATGATGTACTTAAAGGCAACAAAGAAATATGATTGAAGACTACCTTCCTGTACCAACAAAAGTTAAAGTTTAAAGATTAAAAGCCAAACAGTCAAAAAGATTACAGTACTCTTAAGAGTCACAATAAACAAATTTCCACCAAAGATGACTCCTTCTACTTTTGCTGATTCATGGACATATTTTATTCAGGCGCATACCTTTCATCATGATTTTAGGGGAGGTAAACTCACGTCTATTTCCAGGGCAAAGCATCCAATCAGTCCAAATCATGGTAGTTGGGAAGTGAGCAAATCAGACTGAAGAGAAGAACCTTCACTGGGTGTTAGGAGGgaaggatttcttttcttccttttgtagaATAACAAAGACCCCTAGCATATTTCAACTCAGAGGAGCAAGCTTAAGGCTAATGCTTAAAACATCCTGTTCCagaaacatctttattttcccctATCATTCTCCTATACATGTGGCTCCTTTAGGGACATGGAGAGCTTCCTAAAGCAGGAGGCAAACCATCCCACTGTTTCAGTGGTTTATGGCGTGCCGTGGAGGAATgctgagggtggggagggtgtaGAAGGATTGGCAGAGTAGGACGCGTTCAATAAATGGTCTTTGAGgcaccaaaatatataacatgaaaatatgttctatttttttatttattacctgattatgacatttaatttagaaaattctgaCATACACACACTGTGATCTTCTCCAAACTCTGTCAGTGTTACTACCTACTTTAATGAATATTACTGTGGTATCAAATATGCCACTGCTTCATTTTAATTCTGaggaatattttgttttgctattatGTACTATTGTTTATTGACATATATTTCTATtgaaaaaatctttcattacCAATAGGGTTGAACATATAATTATGATTGTATGgtatagaaaataaactttcgGTATTGTACTCAGCATTTAGTAATGCAAAATTAGTGGCAAACatctttagaaaaaataatacaatagtcCTTCAGGATTAAAATTTCTTATAGAAAGCATTAGGTCAAAGTTAACAGTGTGACATGTCATTAATGCATAGATAAGTTAGGCATGAATAAAATGAATCCAATCCCATctcttctattaggttggtgcaaaagtaattgtggtttaaaaggttaaaaataattgcaaaaaccgcaattacttttgcaccaatctaatagtaaAACAAACTATTTGAAATCTATAGGTCACTGTTTGATATAGgtcagttaaaaacaaacaatacattcAGCTTTTTCATTATTCTGTGTTTTCAGATGATGCAATGTTTTAAACAATGTACACCCAGGATATAAATGATGCATTGCATACTTACCAGGTGATTTTTATGTCACTTTGCTGAATGCAGGATTAATATATTTGGGCTTTTTATTGCTTGAGTAGAAAGTGCTCGttacttattattttatgtttataatataaaaatcaaaataaaacagaaagtgtttttaaatggCATACATCACACTGTCGTAGTGGTCGATTTCCTCAAAATCGTCTTCTGTGGTTTTGGTGCAGTGGGAGGAGGCACAGTTGCAGGTCTGAGAGGGGGGAAGCTGTTACTGTGGCTTATTCCCAGTCCCCCATTTTCGAGTGGAAatgggggcaggtggggtggcGGAGGGAAGGGAGGGCCTTGGTGAGAAAGCTTTCCTGGGGGGTGTACAGGTTCGCTGTGTAAATGGACCTCCCGGTTTTTTATGTGATACCGGGGATCACAGTCAGGACAATAGCCATGGTACTGCACTTTTTCATTAAACCGCACTCGTTCCCGAGGTCCTGCCTGGGGACACCGGCCTTTTTCAGGTCTATGCATCAGAGGCTGCACTGGAGCCTTGTCTAAATTACTACTGGGTATGCAGCAGATGTCTCCATTTGGAATTTTGTTTGGTGCTCCTGGTACGCCTCCGTTTCGTAAAAGGGTGCCATTGGTCTTTACAGGATTGACAGTTGGCACCACCCTTTGGGGGTCTTCACACTTCACAGGAGTCAACCGTGGAGGAGGTGGCGGAGGGTTTGGCTTTCTCAGGACGGTGAGGATAGCAGACGGGTGTGCCGGCGGCTTAATGAGAGGCGCAGTGGCCTGCACTTTGATCTTCTCTATGCTGGAGGCTGTTGTGCCGCTGGAGCTGCTATTCAGGGTGTCTGTTTTGGAGCTGTCGGTCATCTCATCCTCCAGCTGTAGGTCAGAGGTCAAGGTATCAATCTGGTCAACCACCTGGTGGAAAGGACAAAGTAATTACATTGAAGACTGACCCAAAGCAAAATACAACTCGAAACAATGTCTTCCTGTCTAGCTGTATTCTGCTACCCCAGCCTTGACTAATGCTAAATTGGGtatgttttcattcattaaatttaCAGAATAGCTACCATAAGAGTGCCAACTGTTTCGTAACGGAATGATTTTACATGCCTAGAATATAATACACTATTTACGTATATGTTCTCTTCCTAACTCTGCTATACTCTCCAAAGATAGAATCCTGATGCACAAACATAACTGATGTTTAAAGACAAGACGAGGGGACTCCTCTTAGCATGCAGAAAGCTACAGAAGAACATTAATCTCATgctaaaaaaaatgaggaaatgcgCGATAATCTGCAAAATCGTAACTTTTCTTGAGACCATCAGAGAACTATGATCACAAGATAACCAGGTGAACTTAACTACAAAGAATTTCAAACTCTCTGAGGATACACAGGACACATCGACTGTTTCACCTTTGGTAAATCACATAGAAAACAGGGAGCCTCCAccaaagtgagaaaataaaacaactaaaactttaatgaataattaaaggTGGAGTGGGAGCTATCATGACAACTTAGAATCCCGAGGAGACCAGACACAGTGTCCTATGTTCTCACTCTTTGCGACTTTCCCACGTGCCGATCAGTGGGAAACTGGAAAAAGTCCCTCTTGGGCACACAGGCACAAATCCCTACTCTCTTCCAGTCCCTTCTGTCTTACCAAACAGAAGCCTTAAGAACTAGGGGAATGGAAAAACACCCTCTAACCTCTGAGACACAGTCAGTGATTTCCTACTTCTGGGAGAGGGTAGAGGCAAAAGCTGACTGACCTTGGGGAAGAGGGCAGGAAATGCTTTTGGGCCCAGGAACACTACAGATGTCTGCAATCACTTGGGGAAGGACCTAAGTCAGAACCACCACTCAAGAC is part of the Rhinolophus sinicus isolate RSC01 linkage group LG03, ASM3656204v1, whole genome shotgun sequence genome and harbors:
- the PRR16 gene encoding protein Largen, whose protein sequence is MSAKSKGTPSSSSPAEGPPAASKTQVKEQIKIIVEDLELVLGDLKDVAKELKEVVDQIDTLTSDLQLEDEMTDSSKTDTLNSSSSGTTASSIEKIKVQATAPLIKPPAHPSAILTVLRKPNPPPPPPRLTPVKCEDPQRVVPTVNPVKTNGTLLRNGGVPGAPNKIPNGDICCIPSSNLDKAPVQPLMHRPEKGRCPQAGPRERVRFNEKVQYHGYCPDCDPRYHIKNREVHLHSEPVHPPGKLSHQGPPFPPPPHLPPFPLENGGLGISHSNSFPPLRPATVPPPTAPKPQKTILRKSTTTTV